GTGGAGGCCACGGACCTCGAGCTTGACCGACCGCCAGCGTGTCTCCAGCGCGGCCGCCGAGGTCGCGAAGCCGCTCGCCCTCGCGAGGACGCGCAGCTCCTCTTCGTCGGAGGGCATCAGGTGCGTGCGCTGCAGCCGTCGGAGCTGGATGCGGTGCTCGAGCACGCGGAGCAGGGCGTAGTCCGGGCCGAAGCGTGCGGCCTCGGGCCGGCCGACGTACCCGGCGGCGGTGAGGGCCTCCATCGCGTCGAGGGTCGAGCGTTCGCGGACGCTCTCGTCGTCGCGGCCGTGCACGAGCTGCAGCAGCTGGACCGTGAACTCGACGTCCCGCAGCCCGCCGGGCCCGAGCTTGAGCTGACGGTCCACCTCGGCGTCGGGGATGTGCTCGGTGACGCGCTCCCGCATCCGCTGCACGGACTCGACGAACCCTGGACGGGTGGCGGAGTTCCACACGAAGGGGGCGACGGCGTCGGCGTAGCGCTGCCCGAGGTCCGCGGAGCCGGCGATCGGCCGCGCCTTGAGGAGCGCCTGGAACTCCCACTCCTTCGCCCAGCGCTGGTAGTAGGCAACGTGCGAGTCGAGCGTCCGGACGAGCGCGCCGTCCTTGCCCTCCGGTCGGAGGTTCGCGTCGACCTCCCACAGCGCGGGCTCGGCGGCGAGGTCGGTGATCGCGTGGGTCGCGGCCACGGCGAGACGGGTGGCGATGAGCACCGCACGATCGGTGCCGACGCCGGTGTCGGCCTCGTCGTCGCGCGTCGGTTCGGTCACGAAGATCACGTCGACGTCGCTGACGTAGTTGAGCTCGCGTGCGCCGGCCTTGCCCATCGCGATGACCGCGAGCGGGGTCGCCTCGACGTCCGCGGCCGGGAACGGCACCTCGCGCCGGGCGATGTCGACCGCGGCCTCGAGCGCCGCCCCCGCGAGGTCGGCGAGCCCGGCAGCCACGGCGGGGAACGCCTCGGTCGGGGCCTCGTGCAGAACATCGAAGAGGGCGATGTGCGCGAGGTGCCGCCGGTAGCGCACGCGGAGCCGGAGCCGGGCGTCCTCACCGGTGGCTCCGTCGACGGCGTCGAGCAGCGAGGCGGTGTAGGCCTCCTGCGTCCACGGGGGCGTCACGGGGTCGAACAGCAACGCGAGCTCGGCGGGACGACGGTGGAGGAACTCACCGAGCCCGACCGATGCCCCGAGCAGCCGGACCAGGCGCTCGGCCGCGGCACCGTCGGCGAGGACGGCACCGAGTTCCTCGGGCGCGCGCTCCGACAGGCGTTCGAGCAGCCGGAGGGCGCCGTCCGGGTCTGCGGTCGCACCCCACACGGCGGCCGGGTCGAACCCGGCCGGGCCCGCAGGAGCGGCCCCGCCGCCGACCGCGGCAGACCCGTTCCCCGCCTGGGGCAGGACCGGGCCGAACCGTGCCTCCAGGCCGGTGGTCCGCTCGAGGGCGGCGATCCGTTCGAGGCTCTCCGAGAGCTCGGCGAAGCCGAGCCTGGCGAGCTCGGACCGTGACGTCTTCGTCCGACCGGTCATGTGCGCTGGACTACAGGGCGCCGAGGTTCGTGTCGAGCTCGAACGGCGTCACCTGGTCGCGGTAGGCCTTCCACTCCTGCCGCTTGTTGAGCAGCACGAAGTTGAAGACCTGCTCGCCGAGGGTCTCCGCCACGAGCTCGGAGTCCTCCATGAGACCGAGCGCGTGGTCGAGGCTCGCCGGGAGCTGCTTGTAGCCGAGCGCGCGACGCTCCGAGTCCGAGAGGCTCCAGACGTTGTCCTCGGCCTCGGCGGGGAGCTCGTAGCCCTCGTCGATGCCCTTGAGCCCCGCCGCGAGGAGCAGCGAGTACGCCAGGTACGGGTTCGCCGCCGAGTCGATGCCGCGGTACTCGATGCGCGCGGACTGGCCCTTGTTCGG
This is a stretch of genomic DNA from Curtobacterium sp. 458. It encodes these proteins:
- a CDS encoding bifunctional [glutamine synthetase] adenylyltransferase/[glutamine synthetase]-adenylyl-L-tyrosine phosphorylase — translated: MTGRTKTSRSELARLGFAELSESLERIAALERTTGLEARFGPVLPQAGNGSAAVGGGAAPAGPAGFDPAAVWGATADPDGALRLLERLSERAPEELGAVLADGAAAERLVRLLGASVGLGEFLHRRPAELALLFDPVTPPWTQEAYTASLLDAVDGATGEDARLRLRVRYRRHLAHIALFDVLHEAPTEAFPAVAAGLADLAGAALEAAVDIARREVPFPAADVEATPLAVIAMGKAGARELNYVSDVDVIFVTEPTRDDEADTGVGTDRAVLIATRLAVAATHAITDLAAEPALWEVDANLRPEGKDGALVRTLDSHVAYYQRWAKEWEFQALLKARPIAGSADLGQRYADAVAPFVWNSATRPGFVESVQRMRERVTEHIPDAEVDRQLKLGPGGLRDVEFTVQLLQLVHGRDDESVRERSTLDAMEALTAAGYVGRPEAARFGPDYALLRVLEHRIQLRRLQRTHLMPSDEEELRVLARASGFATSAAALETRWRSVKLEVRGLHERLFYRPLLSAVAATDGDIVLTSDQAADRLGAIGFADAAGALGHIRALTQGTSRRATIQRNLLPVLLRWMAEGPAPDRALLAFRRLSDTLGESSWFLRMLRDSSGAAHSLTTVLSESAFLSGLLERFPEAVAWLDEPESLLRPRPIESLLAEMTATTARHGDDVDGSAALVRSARRRETLRLGMAAVLGWLDVDALGPALTDVTEATLAGALTLARRNAPEGLEFGIVAMGRYGGRELGFGSDADVLYVYRVAEGTESEVASRAAQAIVRELGRLTEDAIHPFELDVDLRPEGKNGPLVRTLDSYAAYYARWSLTWEAQALLRARGAVGDAGLLRDFEHLADRTRYPERIDDHAVREVRRIKARVESERLPRGADPARHLKLGRGSLSDVEWFVQLLQLQHALTVPGLRTTSTLEALAAATEAGLVAADDAERLGAAWRFASRARSALVLWSGKTTDVLPVDRIQLEGMARLMEYPPGSATRLEEDYLGVTRRARQVFERAFYGA